From the genome of Actinacidiphila yeochonensis CN732, one region includes:
- a CDS encoding MaoC family dehydratase N-terminal domain-containing protein, producing the protein MALDQSYVGRSYPPTAPYEVGREKIREFAEAVGDPDPAYTDPDAAKALGHPDVVAPPTFVFAITYKAAGVVVSDPELGLDYSRVVHGDQKFSYVRPVRAGDRLTVVSTIESIKSLAGNDILDIRGEVSDEAGELVVTAWTKLVARGAEAAEGQADRAADGAATGGQSGEQSKGEVA; encoded by the coding sequence ATGGCTCTCGACCAGTCCTACGTCGGGCGGAGCTACCCGCCCACCGCCCCCTACGAGGTGGGCCGGGAGAAGATCCGCGAGTTCGCCGAGGCGGTCGGCGACCCCGACCCCGCCTACACCGACCCGGACGCGGCGAAGGCGCTGGGCCACCCCGACGTGGTCGCGCCGCCCACCTTCGTCTTCGCGATCACGTACAAGGCCGCCGGCGTCGTCGTCTCGGACCCCGAACTCGGCCTGGACTACAGCCGGGTCGTGCACGGGGACCAGAAGTTCAGCTACGTCCGGCCGGTGCGGGCGGGCGACCGGCTCACGGTGGTCTCCACCATCGAGTCGATCAAGTCCCTCGCGGGCAACGACATCCTGGACATCCGCGGCGAGGTCAGCGACGAGGCGGGCGAGCTCGTCGTCACCGCGTGGACGAAGCTGGTCGCCCGCGGGGCCGAGGCGGCCGAGGGCCAGGCGGACCGGGCCGCGGACGGCGCGGCCACCGGTGGGCAGAGCGGCGAGCAGAGCAAGGGCGAGGTGGCGTGA
- a CDS encoding MaoC family dehydratase, whose translation MAARITYDEVEAGTELAPASFPVDRATLVQYAGASGDFNPIHWNERFAREVGLPNVIAHGMFTMASAIRVVTDWAGDPAAVEEYGVRFTKPVVVPDDGEGAVIEVSAKVAAKLDDNRVRVDLTATSAGQKVLGRAQAVVRLA comes from the coding sequence ATGGCGGCGAGGATCACGTACGACGAGGTCGAGGCCGGCACCGAACTGGCCCCCGCCTCCTTCCCGGTGGACCGCGCCACCCTCGTGCAGTACGCAGGCGCCTCCGGCGACTTCAACCCCATTCACTGGAACGAGCGGTTCGCCCGCGAGGTCGGCCTGCCGAACGTGATCGCGCACGGCATGTTCACCATGGCCTCGGCGATCCGCGTCGTCACCGACTGGGCCGGCGACCCGGCTGCCGTGGAGGAGTACGGCGTCCGCTTCACCAAGCCCGTCGTGGTCCCCGACGACGGCGAGGGCGCCGTGATCGAGGTCTCCGCCAAGGTCGCCGCCAAGCTCGACGACAACCGGGTCCGGGTGGACCTCACCGCCACGAGCGCGGGCCAGAAGGTCCTCGGCCGCGCCCAGGCGGTGGTCCGGCTCGCCTGA
- a CDS encoding TetR/AcrR family transcriptional regulator gives MVRMSAEERRTAVVSAAVSEFAQGGYHGTSTQAIARRVGVSQPYLFRLFPNKRAIFTAAALLCIEQTLDVLLRSSKDLPDEERLDAMSAAYQRLLRDDPEKLLMQMQTYAAVAAAEAAGDHEFGAPIRDSWQEMWDRVHLELGVDIEGTTTFFAYGMLINTLASMGFPSGHRNWKGFWDSARPADDMQDGMRDDVQDDQGGQSGQSD, from the coding sequence ATGGTCAGGATGAGCGCGGAAGAACGCCGTACCGCCGTCGTCAGCGCGGCAGTGAGCGAGTTCGCCCAGGGGGGGTACCACGGGACCTCCACGCAGGCCATCGCCCGCCGGGTCGGTGTCTCGCAGCCCTACCTCTTCCGGCTCTTCCCGAATAAGCGCGCCATCTTCACGGCCGCGGCCCTGCTCTGCATCGAGCAGACGTTGGACGTGCTCCTGCGGTCCTCCAAGGACCTCCCCGACGAGGAGCGGCTCGACGCGATGTCGGCGGCGTACCAGAGGCTGCTGCGGGACGACCCGGAGAAGCTGCTGATGCAGATGCAGACCTACGCGGCCGTGGCGGCCGCCGAGGCGGCCGGCGACCACGAGTTCGGCGCGCCCATCCGGGACAGCTGGCAGGAGATGTGGGACCGGGTCCACCTGGAACTCGGGGTGGACATCGAGGGCACGACGACGTTCTTCGCCTACGGGATGCTCATCAACACCCTCGCGTCGATGGGCTTCCCGTCCGGCCACCGCAACTGGAAGGGGTTCTGGGACTCGGCCCGGCCCGCGGACGACATGCAGGACGGCATGCGGGACGACGTGCAGGACGACCAAGGCGGCCAGTCCGGCCAGTCCGACTGA
- a CDS encoding DHA2 family efflux MFS transporter permease subunit, which yields MTPTTSSPSKPAKPAKATAAGTGGGSGGGGTSAEAAPTRTTAVWTLVVTSVAGFMAALDNLVVTTALPSIRRSLGGSMSDLEWTVNAYTLTFAVLLMFGAALGDRFGRRRLFLGGLALFTAASAAAAMAPGMGELIAARAAQGVGGAVMLPLTLTLLTAAVPAERRALAFGIWGAIQGTAIACGPLIGGTLTQHVSWHWIFWLNVPVGLVLLPLARLRLRESYASGARLDAVGTGLVSLGLFGMVFALVSANSHGWGSGRVLAGLIVGAVLMACFVLHGSVSPRAMLPMRMFGNRGFTVVNASALLMSVGMFGSVFLLSQFLQSVLGYGPQEAGLRMLPWTGMPMLVSPLTGLLCRWIGSRRVVAAGLFLQAVGLGWFASVVSADLTFTTMLPALMLCGTGMALFFAPVAGLLMDSVTPAEQGIASGTSNALREVGGTLGVALLGTVFSSNGGYGSPAAWVDGLRPALWVGGLLLAVATLAMLLYPRIARPADPAAEPAEAEA from the coding sequence ATGACACCGACGACCTCGTCACCTTCGAAGCCCGCGAAGCCCGCGAAGGCGACGGCCGCGGGAACCGGCGGCGGCAGTGGCGGTGGCGGCACCTCCGCCGAGGCGGCGCCGACCCGGACGACGGCCGTGTGGACGCTGGTGGTCACCAGCGTGGCCGGCTTCATGGCGGCGCTCGACAACCTCGTCGTCACCACGGCGCTGCCGTCGATCCGCAGGAGCCTCGGCGGCTCCATGTCGGACCTGGAGTGGACGGTCAACGCCTACACGCTCACCTTCGCCGTGCTGCTGATGTTCGGCGCGGCCCTCGGCGACCGCTTCGGACGGCGCAGGCTCTTCCTCGGCGGCCTGGCGCTCTTCACCGCCGCCTCGGCCGCCGCCGCGATGGCGCCCGGGATGGGCGAGCTGATCGCCGCGCGGGCGGCGCAGGGGGTGGGCGGCGCGGTGATGCTGCCGCTCACCCTGACGCTGCTCACGGCGGCGGTGCCCGCCGAGCGGCGGGCCCTGGCGTTCGGGATCTGGGGCGCGATCCAGGGGACGGCCATCGCCTGCGGCCCCCTGATCGGCGGCACCCTGACCCAGCACGTGTCGTGGCACTGGATCTTCTGGCTCAACGTGCCCGTCGGCCTGGTGCTGCTGCCGCTGGCCCGGCTGCGGCTGCGCGAGTCGTACGCGTCGGGCGCGCGGCTGGACGCGGTGGGCACCGGGCTCGTCTCGCTCGGGCTGTTCGGCATGGTCTTCGCGCTGGTCAGCGCCAACAGCCACGGCTGGGGCAGCGGACGGGTGCTGGCCGGGCTGATCGTCGGCGCGGTGCTGATGGCCTGCTTCGTCCTGCACGGCTCCGTCTCGCCCCGGGCGATGCTGCCGATGCGGATGTTCGGCAACCGCGGCTTCACCGTGGTCAACGCCTCCGCCCTGCTGATGTCCGTCGGGATGTTCGGCTCGGTCTTCCTGCTCAGCCAGTTCCTGCAGAGCGTGCTCGGGTACGGGCCGCAGGAGGCGGGGCTGCGGATGCTGCCGTGGACCGGGATGCCCATGCTGGTCTCGCCGCTGACCGGGCTGCTCTGCCGGTGGATCGGCTCGCGCCGGGTGGTCGCCGCCGGACTGTTCCTCCAGGCGGTCGGACTGGGCTGGTTCGCGTCGGTGGTCTCGGCGGACCTGACGTTCACCACCATGCTGCCGGCGCTGATGCTGTGCGGGACGGGGATGGCGCTGTTCTTCGCGCCGGTGGCCGGACTGCTGATGGACTCCGTCACCCCGGCGGAGCAGGGCATCGCCTCGGGAACGAGCAACGCGCTGCGCGAGGTCGGCGGCACGCTGGGCGTCGCCCTTCTGGGAACGGTGTTCTCCTCCAACGGCGGCTACGGTTCGCCCGCCGCGTGGGTGGACGGACTCCGGCCCGCGCTGTGGGTGGGCGGCCTGCTGCTCGCCGTGGCCACCCTGGCGATGCTCCTCTACCCGCGGATCGCCCGTCCGGCGGACCCCGCCGCGGAGCCGGCCGAAGCCGAGGCGTGA
- a CDS encoding UDP-N-acetylmuramate dehydrogenase: MDVTENAELAGLTTFRLGGPARRLVTAETDEDVVAAVAEADGRGEPVLVIGGGSNLVIADSGFAGTAVRVATRGVRLSDTSLELAAGEPWAAAVDVTVAAGLAGVECLAGIPGSAGATPIQNVGAYGQEVAGTVAEVVAYDRQARKTVTLPSSECDFAYRDSRFKRDPSRFVVLRVRFELEDAGGLSAPLKYEETARALGVEAGDRVPVERARDTVLALRRGKGMVLDPDDHDTWSAGSFFTNPVLTPAEHAAFVQRVRERLGPDAVAPAFPAGPEDVKTSAAWLIDRAGFTKGFGTGAARISTKHTLALTNRGGATTEDLLALAREVRDGVREAFGVTLVNEPILVGAAL; encoded by the coding sequence GTGGACGTGACGGAGAACGCGGAGCTGGCCGGCCTGACGACCTTCCGGCTCGGAGGTCCGGCCCGGCGGCTGGTGACCGCCGAGACCGACGAGGACGTGGTGGCCGCCGTGGCCGAGGCGGACGGGCGCGGCGAGCCGGTGCTCGTGATCGGGGGCGGCAGCAACCTGGTGATCGCCGACTCCGGCTTCGCCGGCACCGCCGTCCGCGTCGCCACCCGGGGGGTGCGGCTGTCGGACACCTCGCTGGAGCTGGCGGCGGGCGAGCCCTGGGCGGCGGCCGTGGACGTGACCGTGGCGGCCGGGCTGGCCGGCGTCGAGTGCCTGGCCGGCATCCCCGGTTCGGCCGGCGCCACGCCGATCCAGAACGTCGGCGCCTACGGCCAGGAGGTCGCGGGCACGGTCGCGGAGGTGGTGGCGTACGACCGCCAGGCCCGCAAGACCGTCACCCTGCCCAGCTCCGAGTGCGACTTCGCCTACCGCGACAGCCGGTTCAAGCGGGACCCGTCCCGGTTCGTGGTGCTGCGGGTCCGCTTCGAGCTGGAGGACGCCGGCGGGCTGTCGGCGCCGCTGAAGTACGAGGAGACCGCCCGCGCGCTCGGTGTCGAGGCCGGCGACCGGGTACCCGTCGAGCGGGCCCGGGACACGGTACTGGCGCTGCGCCGGGGCAAGGGCATGGTGCTCGACCCGGACGACCACGACACCTGGTCGGCCGGCTCCTTCTTCACCAACCCCGTGCTCACCCCGGCCGAGCACGCCGCCTTCGTCCAGCGGGTGCGCGAGCGGCTCGGTCCGGACGCCGTCGCGCCCGCGTTCCCGGCCGGCCCGGAGGACGTGAAGACCTCCGCGGCCTGGCTGATCGACCGCGCCGGCTTCACCAAGGGCTTCGGCACCGGTGCCGCGCGCATCTCCACCAAGCACACCCTGGCCCTCACCAACCGGGGCGGCGCCACCACGGAGGACCTGCTGGCGCTGGCCCGCGAGGTCCGCGACGGGGTGCGCGAGGCGTTCGGCGTCACCCTCGTCAACGAGCCGATCCTCGTCGGCGCGGCGCTCTGA
- a CDS encoding adenosine deaminase: MAREVHAAREIRELPKAHLHLHFTGSMRPSTLLELADRHGVHLPEALTSGEPPQLRATDERGWFRFQRLYDIARSCLRTPEDIHRLVREAAEMDAEDGSRWLEIQVDPTSYAPRLGGLIPAMEIILDAVRTASRDTGVGMGVIVAANRMKHPLDARTLARLAVRYADQGVIGFGLSNDERRGLARDFDRAFAIAREGGLLAVPHGGELTGPPSVRDCLDDLHAQRIGHGVRAVEDPRLLRRLADSGVTCEVCPSSNVALGVYEKPEDVPLRALWEAGVPMALGADDPLLFGSRLAAQYQIARDVHHFADAELAELARQSLRASCAPPETLARLLADVDAWLAARTA; the protein is encoded by the coding sequence ATGGCACGCGAGGTACATGCGGCGCGCGAGATCCGCGAGCTGCCCAAAGCACATCTGCATCTGCACTTCACCGGCTCGATGCGGCCCTCCACCCTGCTGGAGCTGGCCGACCGGCACGGCGTCCACCTGCCCGAGGCGCTGACCTCCGGGGAACCCCCGCAACTGCGTGCCACCGACGAGCGCGGCTGGTTCCGCTTCCAGCGGCTCTACGACATCGCCCGGTCCTGCCTGCGCACCCCCGAGGACATCCACCGGCTGGTCCGGGAGGCCGCGGAGATGGACGCCGAGGACGGCTCCCGCTGGCTGGAGATCCAGGTGGACCCCACCTCGTACGCGCCCCGGCTCGGCGGGCTGATCCCCGCCATGGAGATCATCCTGGACGCGGTGCGCACCGCGTCGCGGGACACCGGGGTCGGCATGGGCGTCATCGTGGCCGCCAACCGGATGAAGCACCCGCTGGACGCCCGGACGCTGGCCCGCCTCGCCGTGCGCTACGCCGACCAGGGGGTGATCGGCTTCGGGCTGTCCAACGACGAGCGGCGCGGCCTGGCGCGGGACTTCGACCGGGCCTTCGCCATCGCCCGGGAGGGCGGGCTGCTGGCGGTCCCGCACGGCGGCGAGCTGACCGGCCCGCCGAGCGTGCGGGACTGCCTGGACGACCTCCACGCCCAGCGGATCGGCCACGGGGTGCGCGCGGTGGAGGACCCACGGCTGCTGCGCCGGCTCGCCGACTCCGGGGTCACCTGCGAGGTCTGCCCCTCCTCGAACGTGGCGCTGGGCGTCTACGAGAAGCCGGAGGACGTGCCGCTGCGCGCCCTGTGGGAGGCCGGCGTCCCGATGGCGCTGGGCGCCGACGACCCGCTGCTGTTCGGCTCCCGGCTGGCCGCGCAGTACCAGATCGCCCGCGACGTCCACCATTTCGCCGACGCCGAGCTGGCCGAGCTGGCCCGGCAGTCCCTGCGTGCCTCCTGCGCCCCGCCGGAGACCCTCGCCCGCCTCCTCGCGGACGTGGACGCCTGGCTGGCCGCCCGTACGGCGTAA
- a CDS encoding pyridoxal phosphate-dependent aminotransferase translates to MSAATPSDAPTPQAPSERRVSVRIGSISESATLAVDAKAKALKAAGRPVIGFGAGEPDFPTPDYIVEAAVEACRDPKYHRYTPAGGLPELKAAIAAKTLRDSGYEVDASQVLVTNGGKQAIYEAFAAILDPGDEVIVPAPYWTTYPESIRLAGGVPVEVVADETTGYRVSVEQLEAARTERTKVLLFVSPSNPTGAVYSAAETEAIGRWAVEHGLWVLTDEIYEHLVYGDTVFTSLPAILPELRDRCVVVNGVAKTYAMTGWRVGWVIAPKDVVKAATNLQSHATSNVSNVAQVAALAAVRGDLSAVADMRTAFDRRRQTMVRMLNEIPGVVCPVPEGAFYAYPSVKALLGKEIRGKRPQSSAELASLILDEVEVAVVPGEAFGTPGYLRLSYALGDDDLVEGISRVQKLLGEARD, encoded by the coding sequence ATGAGCGCAGCCACTCCCTCCGACGCACCTACTCCTCAGGCCCCGTCCGAGCGGCGGGTTTCGGTCCGTATCGGGTCGATCTCCGAGTCCGCCACCCTCGCCGTCGACGCCAAGGCGAAGGCCCTCAAGGCCGCCGGGCGCCCGGTGATCGGCTTCGGCGCCGGCGAGCCGGACTTCCCCACGCCCGACTACATCGTCGAGGCCGCCGTGGAAGCCTGCCGCGACCCGAAGTACCACCGCTACACCCCCGCCGGCGGCCTGCCCGAGCTGAAGGCCGCCATCGCCGCCAAGACGCTCCGCGACTCCGGCTACGAGGTGGACGCCTCGCAGGTGCTGGTGACCAACGGCGGCAAGCAGGCGATCTACGAGGCGTTCGCGGCGATCCTCGACCCGGGCGACGAGGTCATCGTGCCCGCCCCGTACTGGACCACCTACCCGGAGTCGATCCGGCTGGCCGGCGGCGTCCCGGTCGAGGTAGTGGCCGACGAGACGACCGGCTACCGGGTCTCCGTCGAGCAGCTGGAGGCGGCCCGCACCGAGCGGACCAAGGTGCTGCTGTTCGTGTCCCCGTCCAACCCCACGGGCGCGGTGTACAGCGCGGCGGAGACCGAGGCGATCGGCCGCTGGGCGGTCGAGCACGGCCTGTGGGTGCTCACCGACGAGATCTACGAGCACCTGGTCTACGGCGACACCGTCTTCACCTCGCTGCCGGCGATCCTGCCGGAGCTGCGGGACCGCTGCGTCGTCGTCAACGGCGTGGCCAAGACGTACGCCATGACCGGCTGGCGGGTCGGGTGGGTCATCGCCCCGAAGGACGTGGTCAAGGCCGCGACGAACCTCCAGTCGCACGCCACCTCCAACGTCAGCAACGTCGCGCAGGTCGCCGCGCTGGCCGCGGTGCGGGGCGACCTGTCGGCGGTGGCCGACATGCGCACCGCCTTCGACCGGCGCCGCCAGACCATGGTGCGGATGCTCAACGAGATCCCCGGCGTGGTCTGCCCGGTCCCCGAGGGCGCGTTCTACGCCTACCCGTCGGTGAAGGCGCTGCTGGGCAAGGAGATCCGCGGCAAGCGCCCGCAGAGCTCGGCGGAGCTGGCCTCGCTGATCCTGGACGAGGTCGAGGTCGCCGTGGTGCCGGGTGAGGCGTTCGGCACACCCGGGTACCTGCGGCTGAGCTACGCGCTCGGCGACGACGACCTGGTCGAGGGCATCTCCCGGGTCCAGAAGCTGCTCGGCGAGGCCCGCGACTGA
- the secE gene encoding preprotein translocase subunit SecE, with amino-acid sequence MTDSNEVLGPEAEQDGNEAEKKARRGGKRGKKGPLGRLALFYRQIVAELRKVVWPSRNDLMTYTSVVIVFVVVVIAFVSVVDWGFEKLVSYVFG; translated from the coding sequence ATCACGGACTCCAACGAGGTCTTGGGTCCTGAAGCAGAGCAGGACGGGAACGAGGCCGAGAAGAAGGCCCGCCGCGGTGGCAAGCGCGGCAAGAAGGGTCCCCTCGGTCGCCTCGCGCTCTTCTACCGCCAGATCGTCGCCGAACTGCGCAAGGTCGTCTGGCCGAGCCGCAACGACCTGATGACGTACACCAGTGTGGTGATTGTCTTCGTTGTCGTCGTCATCGCGTTCGTCAGCGTGGTTGACTGGGGTTTCGAGAAGCTCGTCTCGTACGTTTTCGGATGA
- the nusG gene encoding transcription termination/antitermination protein NusG, translating to MSDPNVYAADDDSVEGDDAARDIVEAADGDTDQAEAADSAAGESAEQDAVHAEDDAEDAADSEEADDAEEDDESDEVEDEDAEESEAAEDAEAEDEAEPVDAVAAFREELRTLPGEWYVIHTYAGYENRVKANLEQRAVSLNVEEYIYQAEVPQEEVVQIKNGDRKTIRQNKLPGYVLVRMDLTNESWGVVRNTPGVTGFVGNAYDPYPLTLDEIVKMLAPEVEAAAEAAAIAEGTAQPRRVEVQVLDFEVGDSVTVTDGPFATLQATINEINADSKKVKGLVEIFGRETPVELSFDQIQKN from the coding sequence GTGTCTGACCCCAACGTGTACGCCGCCGACGACGACTCCGTCGAGGGTGACGACGCAGCGCGCGACATCGTCGAGGCGGCCGACGGCGACACCGACCAGGCCGAGGCTGCCGATTCGGCCGCCGGCGAGTCCGCCGAGCAGGACGCCGTGCACGCTGAGGACGACGCCGAGGACGCTGCGGACTCCGAAGAGGCGGACGACGCCGAGGAGGACGACGAGTCCGACGAGGTCGAGGACGAGGACGCCGAGGAGTCCGAAGCCGCCGAGGACGCCGAGGCTGAGGACGAGGCCGAGCCGGTCGACGCGGTGGCCGCGTTCCGCGAGGAGCTGCGCACCCTGCCGGGCGAGTGGTACGTGATCCACACCTACGCCGGGTACGAGAACCGCGTGAAGGCCAACCTGGAGCAGCGCGCCGTCTCCTTGAACGTCGAGGAGTACATCTACCAGGCCGAGGTTCCGCAGGAAGAAGTCGTTCAGATCAAGAACGGCGACCGCAAGACCATCCGCCAGAACAAGCTTCCCGGCTACGTCCTGGTGCGCATGGACCTCACCAACGAGTCGTGGGGCGTCGTCCGCAACACCCCCGGCGTCACCGGCTTCGTCGGCAACGCCTACGACCCGTACCCGCTGACGCTGGACGAGATCGTCAAGATGCTCGCCCCCGAGGTGGAGGCCGCGGCTGAGGCCGCCGCCATCGCCGAGGGCACCGCGCAGCCCCGCCGGGTGGAGGTCCAGGTCCTGGACTTCGAGGTGGGCGACTCGGTCACCGTCACCGACGGTCCGTTCGCGACCCTCCAGGCCACGATCAACGAGATCAACGCCGACTCGAAGAAGGTCAAGGGCCTCGTCGAGATCTTCGGCCGCGAGACCCCGGTCGAGCTGAGCTTCGACCAGATCCAGAAGAACTAG
- a CDS encoding SGNH/GDSL hydrolase family protein, whose protein sequence is MRLSRPLTALAAATSSLVAALVLSSPANAAGVSYVALGDSYSAGNGAGSYISSSGDCHQSTAAYPELWAQAHSPSSFTFAACSGAVTTDVTNSQLASVTSSTTLVSITVGGNDAGFADAMTTCVTSTDSGCVSRINTAEDYIRNTLPGRLDTVYDAIHAKAPNAHVVVLGYPDMYKLGVFCVGLSSTKHQKIDEAADLLDTTISGRAAAHGFTFGDVRTTFKGHELCSGDDWLHSLVVSPTWESYHPTATGHADGYYPVLNADA, encoded by the coding sequence GTGAGACTCAGCAGGCCCCTGACAGCCCTTGCCGCCGCCACGTCCTCCCTGGTGGCTGCTCTGGTGCTGTCGAGCCCCGCGAACGCCGCCGGAGTTTCGTACGTGGCGCTCGGCGACTCCTACTCCGCCGGCAACGGCGCGGGCAGCTACATCAGTTCCAGCGGTGACTGCCACCAGAGCACCGCCGCCTACCCGGAGCTGTGGGCCCAGGCCCACTCCCCGTCCTCGTTCACCTTCGCCGCCTGTTCGGGCGCCGTGACCACGGACGTCACCAACAGCCAGCTGGCGTCCGTGACCTCCTCCACCACGCTGGTGTCGATCACCGTCGGCGGCAACGACGCGGGCTTCGCCGACGCCATGACGACCTGCGTGACCAGCACCGACAGCGGATGCGTCTCCCGGATCAACACCGCGGAGGACTACATCCGCAACACCCTGCCCGGCCGGCTCGACACGGTCTACGACGCCATCCACGCCAAGGCCCCGAACGCGCACGTCGTGGTGCTCGGCTACCCCGACATGTACAAGCTGGGCGTCTTCTGCGTCGGCCTCAGCAGTACCAAGCACCAGAAGATCGACGAGGCCGCCGACCTGCTCGACACGACCATCTCGGGCCGCGCCGCCGCGCACGGCTTCACCTTCGGCGACGTCCGGACCACCTTCAAGGGCCACGAGCTGTGCTCGGGCGACGACTGGCTCCACTCCCTCGTCGTCTCGCCCACCTGGGAGTCCTACCACCCGACGGCGACCGGCCACGCGGACGGCTACTACCCCGTCCTCAACGCCGACGCCTGA
- the leuD gene encoding 3-isopropylmalate dehydratase small subunit, producing the protein MDPVTRVTGTAVPLDRSDVDTDQLIPAVWMKKTERTGFEDGLFQKWRRDPEFVLNQPERKDATILVSGPNFGCGSSREHAPWALRDYGFKVVVTPGFADIFRNNLPNTGLVPAWADPGTVRALLDATTADPTAEITVDVVARVIHCPAAGVADAPFFLDDAAHHRLVNGFDQIDLTLQLDDLIAAHESRRPDWLPTGTGVVAEAR; encoded by the coding sequence ATGGACCCCGTCACCCGCGTCACCGGCACCGCCGTCCCACTGGACCGCTCCGACGTCGACACCGACCAGCTCATCCCGGCCGTCTGGATGAAGAAGACCGAACGGACCGGCTTCGAGGACGGCCTGTTCCAGAAGTGGCGCCGCGACCCGGAGTTCGTGCTCAACCAACCCGAGCGCAAGGACGCCACGATCCTGGTCAGCGGCCCCAACTTCGGCTGCGGCTCGTCCCGCGAGCACGCGCCCTGGGCGCTGCGCGACTACGGCTTCAAGGTGGTCGTCACGCCCGGCTTCGCGGACATCTTCCGCAACAACCTGCCCAACACGGGCCTGGTCCCGGCCTGGGCCGACCCCGGCACGGTCCGCGCCCTGCTGGACGCCACCACCGCGGACCCGACCGCCGAGATCACCGTCGACGTCGTCGCCCGGGTGATCCACTGCCCGGCCGCCGGTGTCGCCGACGCCCCGTTCTTCCTGGACGACGCCGCCCACCACCGGCTGGTCAACGGCTTCGACCAGATCGACCTGACACTCCAGTTGGACGACCTGATCGCCGCCCACGAGTCCCGGCGCCCGGACTGGCTGCCGACCGGCACCGGCGTCGTCGCCGAGGCCCGTTGA
- the leuC gene encoding 3-isopropylmalate dehydratase large subunit gives MAATTLVDKIWDRHVIDGGEADLLYVDLHLLHEVTSPQAFEGLRAAGRGVRRPDLCVATADHDVPTTGTHLPLADQIGARQLRLQIDNCREFGVELHPMNTPGQGIVHVIGPQMGLTQPGMTIVCGDSHTATHGAFGAVAFGIGTSQVEHVLATQTLRMARPGTMAVTVDGALRPGVTAKDLVLAVIARIGTNGGTGTLIEFRGEAVRSLSMAGRMTVCNMAIEAGARSGLVAPDETTFAYLEGRDRAPKGAQWERALEDWRTLRTDEGAVFDREVRLDGSLIGPQASWGTNPGQTAGIDDRVPDPARFADPDERLAAEKALEYMDLTPGTAMRDIPVETVFIGSCTNGRLEDLRAAARVLRGRKVSSGVRALAVPGSARIKHEAEQEGLDRVFTDAGFEWRSPGCSMCVGMNGDVVAPGTRSASTSNRNFEGRQGPGARTHLVSPESAAATAVAGHLAAAADLV, from the coding sequence GTGGCTGCCACCACCCTGGTCGACAAGATCTGGGACCGTCACGTCATCGACGGCGGCGAGGCGGACCTGCTGTACGTCGATCTGCACCTGCTCCACGAAGTCACCTCGCCGCAGGCGTTCGAGGGCCTGCGTGCGGCCGGCCGCGGGGTCCGCCGCCCCGACCTCTGCGTCGCCACCGCCGACCACGACGTCCCCACGACCGGCACGCACCTGCCGCTGGCCGACCAGATCGGCGCCCGGCAGCTGCGGCTGCAGATCGACAACTGCCGCGAGTTCGGCGTCGAGCTGCACCCGATGAACACCCCCGGCCAGGGCATCGTGCACGTCATCGGCCCGCAGATGGGCCTGACCCAGCCCGGTATGACCATCGTCTGCGGCGACAGCCACACCGCCACCCACGGCGCGTTCGGCGCGGTGGCCTTCGGCATCGGCACCAGCCAGGTCGAGCACGTCCTGGCCACCCAGACCCTGCGCATGGCCCGCCCCGGCACCATGGCCGTCACCGTGGACGGCGCCCTGCGCCCCGGCGTCACCGCGAAGGACCTGGTGCTGGCGGTCATCGCCCGGATCGGCACCAACGGCGGCACCGGCACCCTGATCGAGTTCCGCGGCGAGGCCGTCCGCTCGCTGTCCATGGCCGGACGCATGACGGTCTGCAACATGGCCATCGAGGCCGGCGCCCGGTCCGGCCTGGTCGCCCCCGACGAGACCACCTTCGCCTACCTGGAGGGACGCGACCGCGCGCCGAAGGGCGCGCAGTGGGAGCGGGCGCTGGAGGACTGGCGCACCCTGCGCACCGACGAGGGCGCGGTCTTCGACCGCGAGGTGCGCCTCGACGGTTCGCTGATCGGCCCGCAGGCCAGTTGGGGCACCAACCCCGGGCAGACGGCCGGCATCGACGACCGGGTCCCCGACCCCGCGCGGTTCGCCGACCCCGACGAGCGGCTGGCCGCGGAGAAGGCCCTGGAGTACATGGACCTGACCCCCGGCACCGCCATGCGCGACATCCCCGTCGAGACGGTGTTCATCGGCTCCTGCACCAACGGCCGGCTGGAGGACCTGCGTGCCGCCGCCCGGGTGCTGCGCGGCCGCAAGGTCAGCTCCGGGGTGCGCGCCCTGGCCGTCCCCGGCTCGGCCCGGATCAAGCACGAGGCCGAACAGGAGGGCCTGGACCGGGTCTTCACCGACGCCGGCTTCGAGTGGCGCTCCCCCGGCTGCTCGATGTGCGTCGGGATGAACGGCGACGTCGTCGCCCCCGGCACCCGCAGCGCCTCCACCTCCAACCGCAACTTCGAGGGACGGCAGGGCCCGGGCGCCCGCACCCACCTGGTCTCCCCCGAGTCGGCCGCCGCCACCGCTGTCGCCGGCCACCTGGCCGCCGCGGCCGACCTGGTCTGA